The following nucleotide sequence is from Halobacillus mangrovi.
ACTGAAGATGGAATTCCTAAAAGTTTTCCATCTATCGTAAATGCTTCAAGGGCAGATTTTTGGTATCCTTTCAATTGTTCATCTGTTAATTTAATTTCTGCTGCTAGTCCTTGTAGATATGCGTCTCCAATTCGATCGTGTGTTTCATAAAAAAGGTCAGGTCCCCTCCCCGCTGGAGCATCCAGAGAAATATCAGCATTTTCTGCAGCCACTACATTAACTTTAATTCCGGTTTTTTCCGTATATTTATCCCCAATATTTTGAAATGCTGATTTAGTATCTTCCCATGCCCATATAGTTAGCTCTTCAGGTTTTTCTGGTTCACCCTGTGTTACTTCATTTTGGGTTACTTCTCGTTGCGGCCCACAAGCACTTAAAAGTATCGAAAACACTAATAACAAAACCCCTACAGATAAATACTTTTTACTTAACATTTTTGTTTCCTCCCTAGAGTTATTTATTAAACAAATAGACACATGACTCAAAAGGTTCAAAAGTCATTTCTTTCTTTAAGGTGGACTGTTTTGTTATATAATTTGTAAGTTCGAGAGAAGCTTGATCGAAATTAAGACCGTTTGGTAATTGAAAGTTAGTTCTTCTGTCAGTCATATTACATATAATTAAACCTTTCTGTCCTTGAAAATCTCTTAAGTAAGCAAAAACCTCAGGATGATCAGGTAGTAATAACTGGTAAGAACCGTAAACAAATAATTTATGTTTCTTTCTGAGTTGAATTAAATCTTTATAATAATTAAAAATGGAATTTTCCTCTTCCATTTGAGCATCGACATTAATAGAAACATAGTTTTGATTTAGTTTTAACCACGTACTTTTTGATGTTGAAAATCCAGCGTTATCATCGGAGTTCCACTGCATAGGTGTTCTAGAATTATCACGGCATTTAGACCAAACTACTTCCATTAAGTCTTCATGAGACCTTCCTTCCTGTTTTTTTAATTTATAGTAATTCAACATTCCAACGTCATTATAGTCCTCAATATTGTCAAACCTAACATTCGTCATTCCAATTTCCTGACCTTGATATATAAAAGGAGTACCTTGCATCAAAAAATAAACAGTTGCAAGCATTTTAGAACTTTCTTTCCAATAAAGTTCTTCGTCTCCCCAACATGACACACTCCTTGGAAGATCATGGTTTTCTAGAAATAAAGCATTCCAGCCTTTACCCTGCAATCCCTCTTGCCATTTCGTTAGCGCTTGTTTAAAACCTAAGATTTCATTATTATTCTGAGTACCTTTATCCCATAGACCTACATGATCAAATTGAAATATCATATCAAAGCAGCCATTTTCCTCACTGACCCAAAATTCTGAATCCTCAACCGATACTCCTCCAGCTTCTCCCACTGTCATGACATCATAATTTTTTACAGTCTCATTTGAGAATTCACTTAAAAAGTTTTCTATACCCTTTACATTAGTTGTATATTTTGCAGCAGGTACTACATCTAATTTTTCTGGGTTAGGCATATCAGGGAAGCCAGGTTGCCGTTTTATATGAGAGATAGCATCTATACGAAAGCCGTCTATTCCTTTATCAAGCCACCAATTTACCATATTGTACAAAGCATTACGTACATTTGGATTTTCCCAGTTCAGGTCAGGCTGTCGCCTTGAAAATAAATGCATATAGTACTCTTCTGTTTGTTCATCATATTCCCATATTGATCCTCCAAAGATTGACTCCCAATTATTGGGGGGATGACCGTTTTTTCCTTTTTGCCAAATGTACCAATCCCGTTTAGGATTTTCTTTTGAAGAACTTGATTCAATAAACCAAGGATGTTCATCACTTGTATGGTTAATAACTAAATCTATGATTAGTTTCATATCGCGTATATGGACTTCTTCTAACAATTCATTAAAGTCTTCCATACACCCGAATTCTTCCATAATATCTTTGTAATCGGAAATATCATAACCATTGTCGTCGTTGGGTGATTTATACATAGGGCATATCCAAATAACATCTATTCCCAAATTTTTAAGATAGTCCAATTTCTGAATAATCCCTTGTATATCCCCGATACCGTCACCATTACTATCCATAAAACTTCTTGGATAAACTTGATAAACTATGCTTTCTTTCCACCACTTTTGTTCCAAGATTATTCACTCCTCAAGTATCCTCAACTATATTTTCCGACTTACGTAACCGGTTACGTAAAATTCATAAAAAAAACCCATTAATCTAGATATCTATCATTCTTATTATTTAATTAAATACGTAACCGGTTACGTTGAACTCCTATTAAAAGAGAGACTAGTGAGAACGTACACTCTGTCTCTCTACAAGTTGATGGCCAAGTATACTGTTTTCCACCTTTGAATCCGATTCAATCATTCTAAAGATCATCTTTGCTGCCTTTTCGGCCATCTCATTGTGTGAAAGTGAAATTGAAGACAGGGGGGGGTTCATAAATTTACACAAATTTATATCGTCCATACCTATAACAGAAATATCCTTAGGAACACTAATTCCTAGTTCAAAAGCAGCGGACAAAACACCTATACCAATTTCATCATTTTCAGCAAAAATAGCTGTAAGATCAGGATTGCGATTTAATAGCTGCTTAAAAGATTTAACACCATCCTCTATGGAAAATCTCCCGTATTCTATACAGCGATCATCAATTGGTATGTTGAGATCAGAAAGAGCTCTTTTAAAGCCCTCTACTCGGGGAATAGCATTACCAGCAATCCATTCTTCTTTATTCCCACTTATCATCCCTAATTTACTATGTCCATTTTGTATTAAGTGTTTTGTAGCCGAGTATGCTGCCTGAAAATCATTTGCAATAACATAAGGGACCGGGAACTCAGAGTAAGCAGATAAAAGAACTAAAGGGACATTCATTTTAACAATATAATCATAATATTCTTTTTTTAATACTGTACTTGCAATGATTAATCCATCGATTCGCTTTTCATGCAATAACTGAAGATATTTCATTGTTTTTATCCCTTGTGATTCAGTATGACATACTATTATACTGGAACCTACCTCGTGTGCAACTGACTCAATACCGGTTAAAAACTCAGCTATTAGAGAACTCGTTAAATTTGGAACTAATACACCTATGGTGTGTGTTCTGTTATTAGTTAGTCCCCTGGCAATTCCACTAGGAAAGTACTCTAATTCTTGAATAACTTCTAATACTTTCATTTTTGTCTTATCAGAATAGCCGCCTAGGTCATTCAATATTCTAGATACCGTAGCTGTTGATACATTTGCTCTTTTTGCAACATCCCTAATTGTATAAGCCATAAGTCATATTCTCCCTTATTACGTAACCGGTTACGTAATAACTTATCATAAAATGATAACCCTTTCAATGTTTTTTTAATTGTTTAACCTTCCTTGCCTATAACTAGCTGAAACATCAACCGTTCATCAAACTAGTAACCTTGATAAGTCCCAAATTACGCCAAGGCTCCTTTAACCTTTCCCTTAATACGTTAAAAGCAGCCGATCTATGGCATTTCTTGCGCTAACTGTTTGAGGCCACTAAGAAGCTGTGCGTATTATCGGGCTATACGAATGGAGACGACCCACCCGAGGTTGCCCAATAAGCACCTGGACCTATAGAGGCAGGAAAACGTAAAACGGATCAGTGGCGTATTCCACAAGAAAAAAATCGTTAAAGTCGTAGACCTTTCGATCAAGAACTGCCCAAAATCAACTGACGGTTACATTGGGGCATTAGGTATTGATATTTTGATGATAAAAAATTATATCCAAAACAAAAACCTCTCAAAAGTTCTATGAACTAATGAGAGGCTAACTTAAATATGATTTTTGCCTACTTGAATGGCAAAAAGTATGTCAATCAAGGTTTAAACCAGGGGACAAACCCTATCCTAACAGGGTTTTGGGCGTTATTACATCATGCCGCCCATGGATTCACCTGATTAAATAGTGTTAAATAAATACCGAAACACTTTCCGATTTAAGGTAACCTCAAGGTCAAATGCAACTTCCGAAGTAATATAACATAACCATAAATGCATTCAAGTATGTCATCAAGTATGTCAATTACACTAAGTTTAACTTTTGCAAAACGCTATGTTGACTATTAGATGCTTCAACAATTACTGAATAATCCTTTTGAACCCGCTTAAAAGTTTGTCATTGGCTATGTCACTCAACATCATGAAGTTTTACGGGTTATATATTTTTCTCTAATTTATTTATTGCTTTGCTCTAATTTCCCTTTTAAAGACTAATATCATACTCTTTATCAGGAATAATTATTTCTCCACTATTAAGTATGTCGATATCTGTATCGATTTCATATTCCATTATACTATCATCTATATCTGTTTTATTAAATTTAATATATACTTTGTTACTACCTCTAATCAAATAAGGACTCAAAGATATTTCTTTAAAATAAGTATAAGAGTGTTTCTTTAAGTAATACTTTTTTCTATCCTTCAAATCCGCTGTAACTATTTGAAAAGATTTGGCAAAATCACCTTCACTTAAATTAAGGGTCTTAGTTTCCTTAGAGGCGTTTGTTATTTCAATATTAACCGATTCAGGCATATAATCAGGAACTATATCCTGAAATTTTAATTGTAATTTGATCTCATCTTGGTCCTCCACTTTAAACGCAATCTCCATGTTAGTTTGTAAATTAGCCTCTGATATAATTGCGGCGAGACCTAGAGTGATAAAAACCATGGCGTACCAGAAGGCGTGCAGAGCAATCTTTAGATCTATAATATCTATAAAATTTTCTTTTATCCAATTATAAAATATGTAACATGCAACTATTAGAACTGGTAGCCCAAGTGTAAAATACATAATGCTATTAAAGCTAGAAAGCCCTAAAAATTGAGCAGAAATGAATGAAGCCATCATAAGTGCTATATTACATAAGCTAATTGGAAATAACCATAACAAATTTCTAAAAACTAAGTTGGCGTGTTTTTTCATTTCCTTATCTACTGGATTTTCATCTTTTGGGTTCTCTTTTATGTAATTTTTAAGCTCAATATATATATAATATAAAGAGTAAAATAGAAGCAGTATTAAGCTACCAGTAGAGGAAATGCCAAATATATGTTCAATTCCTATTTGAATCTTATTATTATAGATAATAGTAAAACCTTCACCTAACAATTTAAATGAAAACTTTATTAAAGATATGCCTAATAATGTGATGAAAGTTAACACTATAACTATACGATTGTTCCTAAAGCTCATAAGTTTTTACCCTTCACTTTGATTTCATTTAGTTTATTCCCCATTATCTTAACGCTTAGAAAGCGCCCCCCTTGTTAATAAGTCTCATATTATTTAATTTTCTTTTGCGCCTTACCAATAAGTTTCCCATTATTTTCTCTATCTCTGCTAAATGATTGAGTATAAAACAAATTACTTGCCCCTCACTATGTCCCTCTCAGTATATTTTATCATAATTTTCCATTAAAACCCTTTTTCTATTTAGGATGCTTTATATAATTTTCCTCAATTATCAAACTGACCTAAACTAAAAAACCCTTCCACAGTTATCGGATTTTCTGAATTTGCTATACGATTAAAATTGATTCAAATAGTTAGTTGTTTGGCGAATTCGCTCAACAATTCGTCAACAACCTTTGAAGGGTCATAACACTGTGACATTACAAATATCATCAAACTTAACGATAATCTTTTCTTTATTCTTTTGATCAAGTAATCCTATTTTGTTGGATTTTACATCCATTGCGGTTACCTTTGCTGATAAGTATGAAAAATCAGATCCATTATGATATTGCACTTCTACTGAAAACCCATCACTCATCGCTCTATGAAGAGTAAAACTCATTTCTTCTAAAAGTTGTTCATCCATGACCGGCTTTTCTATGCGAGCATCTTCCTTCCATAACTTCTGGTATATATGCCGGGAAGCAAGAGCAGAGGAAGATCGAGGCCGAAGGAAGACTTGCTACCCTATTTCGTCAGTTTTTTGGTGGTTTGGAGAAACATCTTTCAAAGGAAAATCCTGACCTCAAGCATTAATAGAATATAACCAAAAGAGTGGTTCATTATCTAAAATAAAGACCTCCAGCTTAGAACTGGAGGTCTCCATTAATTTTGAATTGATAAAGGGACACTTAGATTAAACAGATAATGACCATCTACTAAAATTGATGCTACTAATAATTAAAGTTTCATACAATTGGATGAGAGAATTGCTTCATAGGTTCAAAGTCATACCACACTTTTCCATGCGCAGGGAACTTACTACCTGATAAAGAATCCCCGACCTTATATGTAGGTCTATTACCAATTATATTTATAACTTCATTTATCCTATCTTTATAGAGCTTTCTAAATTTAGCTTTTACCACTTTCGGAAGATTATTTCCCAAATTAGGATAACCTCCCCATGCAAGAATAATTCTGTGTGGAACATGATTTAACGAATTAAATACCTCACTAAAAACTTCATTGTTCTTATTACTATTCAAATCTTCCCCTAGTAATTCATTAGGTTTATCATTAACTAAATTTTTCATATTTGGTCCAAAAATCGGAAATAGGTTTAAGATAATAACTTTAGAAAAATTAAATGAATGTTTGTACAAGTAATCACAAACATTATATATTGTGTCATCTGATAACCTTCTATTAATACTATTATCAAAAATTCCTGCTTCACTTGGATTTTTCATTATAACGACGGCTATTCTTTGTTTTATTCTATTCCTAAATGGAATTGAAATTAAGTACCTATAATGGTTTGCGATATTTCGAAGTTCAATTTCTTTAGGTGTTGTTACAATCCTTTCTTCATCCACATAAGAAGAAAATAGTATCTTTCTCTTGATAACATTTCCCCCTTTAAAAGAGCTTTTTTCTCTCATTATAATATTAAGAATTAAGAATGGAGTCTTTTGAAAAAGATTTACTCTATGGGGATCTCTCATAGAGTAAAAGTTCAGAAGCAGTATCCCTTTCTATATGATAAAAGTTCTATAAATTTGACTCATAAACTTCATGAATTTTTTGATTTAATATGTTTCGATCCCATAACAATATATTAGAATTAGCAGCTTGGTTTCTTGCCTGCTTTGTAAAATAATGATTAGTAATAACCATCCCTTTATCTAAACGATAATAAGATACCCCTGCAATGGCTTCTTGCACAGCTTTATTAGGTACATTGTTACTATAGCACTTCGTTTGTATACCAATGGACAAACCTTTCTTTTTAGCAATTACGTCAATACCGTAATCTCCAGAACCTTTAGTAACTTCTACTTGATAACCCATTCGTCTAAATAGATCAGCTATAAAGGATTCAAACTGATAACCATCCATAACATCGGTTTTTTCTATAGTTTTATCATTGGATAAATCATTATCAGAAAGTAAATATTCCTCATAATTGTTTAATTCATATTCATTGTATTTATTATGGAGTAACTCGTATATGACATGGTTAGAGTCTGTAAATGATTGCTCTTCTGAGAATTTATTCTTGTCTATAAGAAAGCAAGTAAAAGATGCAACGTGGTCAATACTTTCTATGTTAGCAAAATCTAACGTAAGATAAGTATTTAGACAATCATCCAGAGACATATTTTCGTAGTGTTTGAACTCCTCTTGGTTTTGATTAAAAAATTCCGCGGATATAGCTTTTTCAGCTTCTTCTACAATGAGATTACGAACAACATGATTTACTAAATATTTCTTCCTATTGATATATCCTTTTTCAAGTAAAAAAGAAACAAACTTTTGGATACTTTCTTCTACATAATGGTTCCCACTTTGTAATTCATCTAATTCTATAGGACGAAAGAAATTACTAATTTCCTTGTTATAAAATCTTCTCAGTAAATCAATGGTTTTCGGATTATTTATTATACTGTCCTTTATTTCATTCATTTCAAGCTGTTGACTATGATCAAGCTTATTAAGGTAATTATCTATTTTATCCACTAATTCTGAGTCATAATTAAATTCAATACCTTCTATAAACATTCTTTTTGGCAATAATGAAGTATAGACTTGGAGGGATTTTTTCATAAGATTTTCTGATCTTGGATTATATTCAATATTAAGATCTGATACTGGTTGTACATACAATTTTTCATCAACAAATATCAGAATAGTTTTATTGCTCTCTCTTGCATCTATCATTTCGAAATTTGTATAGGGATATTCTTTCAGTTCCTTAATCCAGTTCAGTATTTTCTTTGGGATGTCATCTCTTTTTTCATCCACCCTTTCTGGGCACGTAATAATCTCGATGTCTATATTTTTTATTCCTGTAATAATGTGGAGATTATTGTTTATCTCTTTTCGCAAATCATAATCTAAGTAAGTGAGATTATTTCTATTATTAAAATACACATAAAACAAGTTATCCTTAAATAAATGTACTTTACTTGATAAAATTAGATCCTGATGCCATATTCCATATGACTTTCTACATACGTTTTGAATAACACACTTCCAAATTTCGTCCACTCTATCTAATTGAATCATATCTATTTTATCGCTACTATTAACGCAAAAAATCTCTTCCAATAAATTACCGGTTAAAATGTAGACTAATTTAGATAGTAATTCCTTATTAAGCGAAAAGAGTTGTCTTACATTATCTAGATCGTCACCATCATAATCTATAAACAGATTACCTTTTCTATAATTCCTTACTATTCCCTCTTCTAAGGTTTCTACATTCCATTCGATAAGTGTGTCAATTTCACGATTTATTTGTTCTAGAATCTGAGGCTCATCTTCAATTGATATCTTATCTAACTTCTCTTCATTAGATACTATTAAAATATCAAAAAATCCAGCTCCATATTTTTTGAATATGTAAGCCAATAGTGTCTTTATTTGTTTGAGATTAAAAGTCTCCACCATATTTGTTTTACATGCTAAATAAAGTACACTGTCTCTCACTCCTAATAATTCTAGGGATTCAAAATTAACTTTATAATTTGATTCAAAATTTAATTCTTCTACTAAGAATTCCCAAGATTTAATGAGATCAGTTACTAAAAGGGGAGAAATCGTTAATTCTGAGTAATTCTTGTCTAAATATGCTATCCTCTCACCTAAATCCTCCATATCTTTTTTGAAATTATTTTCTTCAAGTTCTTTTAAATATTCTGCTTCTCCAACAAGCATGTATTCCGCTATTGTTCTAAATAATTGTTTAACATCTTCTTGAATGGAATTTTGGCTAGGAGCTTCTTGTAAAGAAATATGAATCGTTTCAGATGTGTTCACATATCCTCTTTTTAAGAAGTAAAAAGAAATATATGTTACTTCTTCTGTAAGATTTTCTGCAACTCTATTCATTAGATCATCTATGTTATCTTCTGCTGCTAAAAAAAGTTCTGGTTCGCTACATAATCCTATTTCTTTAGAATCAATTGATAGGCCGAATTCTTTAACATCCTTAAAAGAAATAACATGAATTTGTTCTTCCTGATAATAATCTCTTCTCTCTTTTTTGTAGATGCCTAATAAGTTATTATTGTCATCTAAAAAGAGGCAATTATTCAAATCTATGCTCACAAATTCATAATCAAATTTAAAATTAGTAAATTTAGATTTTGCAAGATTCAAAACTCTATTTTTTTCAATTTGATACTTCGATTTCTTCTCTTCTACCTTATCTTTTTGACTGTTCTTTCTAAAGAATCCCCACACATTAATCCCCCCTAGTGAAAATTTACGCACACATGACTGTTTATATGACAGATTTTTAACTTTGTACAGAAACTTATCATTATGTAATTCACTTTAATCTTGTAGTTATTATTCACCTTAAGAGTATGCTTATCCTCTTTTAGGTAATTAAACTAACTCACCGTATTTTAATAGCACAAAAAAACTACTCCCACTCTGTAAGGAAGTAGTCTTCTTAACTATTTATGCATTGTACAGCTTCTCAAAAGCAGGACGAACGAATAATGTTATACCATCGTGCCGCCCATTCACTCAGCTATTTAATAGGACAATAATAAGACCTACAAAACCTAATTATACTATGGTTTCCATCGCAAAGTTGATTTATAAAATACAATAACATTTAATACTTTATAAACTGTTTCCAGTCATAATCCAGTCACCCTAACATCACCTAGATGATTTTTTTCATGTCTAAGGATTAATACAGTGGGTTATAAAGACAAACAAAAGCGCAAGTGAGGCTCACCCATTACCTCAATTGCGCTTTTGTTTGTCTTATCTTTTTTATAATCTGGTTAAGCACTTCCGAGAACACGAGCCCAAATGCAATAGCACCAGATATCATAAAAGCTTTCGCTGCAATGGAGATAGCGACGCTGTAGTCATTTTGCACAAAGCTTCGCATGGAGTCATACGCGAGACTTCCTGGTACGAGAGGAATAATCCCTGGTACGCTAAATATAATCATAGGCGTTTTGTATATCCTTGCCAGCATCTGGCTGACCATGGCAATAACAAAGGAGGCGATGAGTGTAGCTGGGACACTGTCGACTTCTCCCCATACTAAGGATATGTAAATGACCCAACCAATCATGCCGACAAGACCACATTTGATGATCGTATTTCTTGGCGCCTGATAGATGATTCCAAAGGCAGCTGATGCAAAAAAGCTTGCTATGGCGTATTCAATCAACATAGTCATTCCTCACGATCTCTAAAATAGTGCAAACATAACAGCAATACCTGCCCCAATTGCAAAAGCCGTTAAAAAAGCCTCCGCCCCCTTGGCGAGTCCTGAGATAAGATGGCCTGCCATCAAATCTCTTACAGCGTTGGTGATGAGCAGACCAGGGACCAACGGCATGATTGAACCGACAACGATCTTATCAACTTCCTTCCCAATACCGAATGAAAAAAGGGAGAAGGCTGTAAAACCGATCAACAACGAAGCAACGAATTCAGCAACGAATTTAATTTCAAATAATCGAATAAAGTTAATCAATGCAATAAACCCCAGTCCTCCTGCTAAGCAGGCTGGCAGGAAATCGTACCAGCTCCCCTGAAACATGATAGTAAAGAAACCACTCGCTAACGTAGCAGCTATGATTTGCATGCGCATGGAATAGTCTGTAGGACTGGTTTCAATCTTTCTGAGCTCTTTATACGCTACTTGAGTAGACATTTCCCCACTTGCAATCTTTCTGGAGACATTATTCGCAAGGTTCACTTTCTCGAGATTTGTCTCTCGTGCCGAAACTCTTACTAATTTTGCATGGGCACCAGGGCTGATCGTAAACATAATCCCAGTAGGTGTTACATAACTTTGGGATTCATCCCGTCCGAAAGATTGGGCAATTCGCGTCATCGTATCTTCCACACGATAGGTTTCCGCTCCATTTTGTTGCATGATCTTCCCCATTAATAAACATAACTCAATCAAGTCCTCTGTATCCTCCACTCGGTCACCTCCATTCGTATTCCAGTATGTTTAGTGTATCTATTCATATACTAAAAGCTTAAAACCCTTAAGATTTCCACAATCACGAAACTTCTCCACTTTCTTTTGCACGACTGGCCGTATCTTAGTTCCATATCTGTTCTTAAAGGCTTCCCAATGTTGATGTTCATCAAAGAAAATTCATCGTAAAATATTCGTTTCCATACAAGTACAATATCACATCATCAAGGGTGTAGTATTGTCAAAAGTTATGCATTCTTTACTTTGTACAAAACTAATAATAGAACTATCCGGAAAAGAGGTGTGCATTAGTCCCTTTCCACACCTAGGTTTCTTGAATGTATGAACCATTCATCTGTGGGATATTAGATATTAATAATATCTGCTATTTTTTCTGTTGGCTAAAATTTAAGGTCTTCTAAAAAAACTGAAATGCAAATTTTAAAAGCAAAAAAGGACTACCTCCTTTATTTAGGAAGTAGTCCTTTAATTACTAACTATTTATACAATGCTTGAAG
It contains:
- a CDS encoding YolD-like family protein, with product MYQKLWKEDARIEKPVMDEQLLEEMSFTLHRAMSDGFSVEVQYHNGSDFSYLSAKVTAMDVKSNKIGLLDQKNKEKIIVKFDDICNVTVL
- a CDS encoding DUF1643 domain-containing protein, which codes for MRDPHRVNLFQKTPFLILNIIMREKSSFKGGNVIKRKILFSSYVDEERIVTTPKEIELRNIANHYRYLISIPFRNRIKQRIAVVIMKNPSEAGIFDNSINRRLSDDTIYNVCDYLYKHSFNFSKVIILNLFPIFGPNMKNLVNDKPNELLGEDLNSNKNNEVFSEVFNSLNHVPHRIILAWGGYPNLGNNLPKVVKAKFRKLYKDRINEVINIIGNRPTYKVGDSLSGSKFPAHGKVWYDFEPMKQFSHPIV
- a CDS encoding threonine/serine exporter family protein produces the protein MEDTEDLIELCLLMGKIMQQNGAETYRVEDTMTRIAQSFGRDESQSYVTPTGIMFTISPGAHAKLVRVSARETNLEKVNLANNVSRKIASGEMSTQVAYKELRKIETSPTDYSMRMQIIAATLASGFFTIMFQGSWYDFLPACLAGGLGFIALINFIRLFEIKFVAEFVASLLIGFTAFSLFSFGIGKEVDKIVVGSIMPLVPGLLITNAVRDLMAGHLISGLAKGAEAFLTAFAIGAGIAVMFALF
- a CDS encoding glycoside hydrolase family 13 protein, whose amino-acid sequence is MEQKWWKESIVYQVYPRSFMDSNGDGIGDIQGIIQKLDYLKNLGIDVIWICPMYKSPNDDNGYDISDYKDIMEEFGCMEDFNELLEEVHIRDMKLIIDLVINHTSDEHPWFIESSSSKENPKRDWYIWQKGKNGHPPNNWESIFGGSIWEYDEQTEEYYMHLFSRRQPDLNWENPNVRNALYNMVNWWLDKGIDGFRIDAISHIKRQPGFPDMPNPEKLDVVPAAKYTTNVKGIENFLSEFSNETVKNYDVMTVGEAGGVSVEDSEFWVSEENGCFDMIFQFDHVGLWDKGTQNNNEILGFKQALTKWQEGLQGKGWNALFLENHDLPRSVSCWGDEELYWKESSKMLATVYFLMQGTPFIYQGQEIGMTNVRFDNIEDYNDVGMLNYYKLKKQEGRSHEDLMEVVWSKCRDNSRTPMQWNSDDNAGFSTSKSTWLKLNQNYVSINVDAQMEEENSIFNYYKDLIQLRKKHKLFVYGSYQLLLPDHPEVFAYLRDFQGQKGLIICNMTDRRTNFQLPNGLNFDQASLELTNYITKQSTLKKEMTFEPFESCVYLFNK
- a CDS encoding LacI family DNA-binding transcriptional regulator, whose translation is MAYTIRDVAKRANVSTATVSRILNDLGGYSDKTKMKVLEVIQELEYFPSGIARGLTNNRTHTIGVLVPNLTSSLIAEFLTGIESVAHEVGSSIIVCHTESQGIKTMKYLQLLHEKRIDGLIIASTVLKKEYYDYIVKMNVPLVLLSAYSEFPVPYVIANDFQAAYSATKHLIQNGHSKLGMISGNKEEWIAGNAIPRVEGFKRALSDLNIPIDDRCIEYGRFSIEDGVKSFKQLLNRNPDLTAIFAENDEIGIGVLSAAFELGISVPKDISVIGMDDINLCKFMNPPLSSISLSHNEMAEKAAKMIFRMIESDSKVENSILGHQLVERQSVRSH
- a CDS encoding restriction endonuclease: MWGFFRKNSQKDKVEEKKSKYQIEKNRVLNLAKSKFTNFKFDYEFVSIDLNNCLFLDDNNNLLGIYKKERRDYYQEEQIHVISFKDVKEFGLSIDSKEIGLCSEPELFLAAEDNIDDLMNRVAENLTEEVTYISFYFLKRGYVNTSETIHISLQEAPSQNSIQEDVKQLFRTIAEYMLVGEAEYLKELEENNFKKDMEDLGERIAYLDKNYSELTISPLLVTDLIKSWEFLVEELNFESNYKVNFESLELLGVRDSVLYLACKTNMVETFNLKQIKTLLAYIFKKYGAGFFDILIVSNEEKLDKISIEDEPQILEQINREIDTLIEWNVETLEEGIVRNYRKGNLFIDYDGDDLDNVRQLFSLNKELLSKLVYILTGNLLEEIFCVNSSDKIDMIQLDRVDEIWKCVIQNVCRKSYGIWHQDLILSSKVHLFKDNLFYVYFNNRNNLTYLDYDLRKEINNNLHIITGIKNIDIEIITCPERVDEKRDDIPKKILNWIKELKEYPYTNFEMIDARESNKTILIFVDEKLYVQPVSDLNIEYNPRSENLMKKSLQVYTSLLPKRMFIEGIEFNYDSELVDKIDNYLNKLDHSQQLEMNEIKDSIINNPKTIDLLRRFYNKEISNFFRPIELDELQSGNHYVEESIQKFVSFLLEKGYINRKKYLVNHVVRNLIVEEAEKAISAEFFNQNQEEFKHYENMSLDDCLNTYLTLDFANIESIDHVASFTCFLIDKNKFSEEQSFTDSNHVIYELLHNKYNEYELNNYEEYLLSDNDLSNDKTIEKTDVMDGYQFESFIADLFRRMGYQVEVTKGSGDYGIDVIAKKKGLSIGIQTKCYSNNVPNKAVQEAIAGVSYYRLDKGMVITNHYFTKQARNQAANSNILLWDRNILNQKIHEVYESNL
- a CDS encoding threonine/serine exporter family protein; translation: MLIEYAIASFFASAAFGIIYQAPRNTIIKCGLVGMIGWVIYISLVWGEVDSVPATLIASFVIAMVSQMLARIYKTPMIIFSVPGIIPLVPGSLAYDSMRSFVQNDYSVAISIAAKAFMISGAIAFGLVFSEVLNQIIKKIRQTKAQLR